The Helicobacteraceae bacterium sequence CCGGTTCCGTTTGACCGCCGCCTTTATGCTCCTTAATTTGCTTAAAGTACAGGCCGATCACAAACAGGCTGATCAACACGCACGCGAAGAATCCCGCGGCGCCTAAATAGTTGATCGTATTGTTCGATCCTAAGAGCGATTCAATAAAACCCATTATTTATCCTTTGTTTGTTCTTCCGAGCTTATCGCTCGATCTTCTCGCGGCTCTAAAGGCTCGTCGTCCAAACCGTCGTTTAAGACAAGATTGGAATACTCCTCGTAACGATCCCTGCGCGCTTTGTTGATATATAGGTAGTATATATACCATACCAACAATATCGCCGAGATCGCTATCGCGAAGAAATACGTATAACCTTTAAAGAGCGTCCAGTTCAAATTTTGCCTTACTGTCTGCTGTTAAGATAAGCGATAAGCGCGACAATTTCCGAAACCTCGCCTCTCTCATACGCCGCTTTAACCGCAGGGTCTTTCATGTTATCCACAATCGCCCTAGCCTCCGTTAACGCGATTCGTTTAGCGCTCGCCA is a genomic window containing:
- a CDS encoding CcoQ/FixQ family Cbb3-type cytochrome c oxidase assembly chaperone; the encoded protein is MNWTLFKGYTYFFAIAISAILLVWYIYYLYINKARRDRYEEYSNLVLNDGLDDEPLEPREDRAISSEEQTKDK